CCAAGGAGTATCCCTAAAGGGTATGATTCAGAAGATCATGTCAATGAAGTAGCAGACTTGACTGCCCAGCGGACCAGGTTCAAGGCTTTCGTCGCTATTGGGGACTACAACAGTCATGTTGGTCTCAGTGTTAAGTGCCCCAAGGAGGTAGCCACTGCCATGGGAGGGGCCACCATCCTGGCAAAGCTTTCGATTGTCCCGTGCGGAGAGGCTACTAGGGGGACGAGATTGGCAAGCCCCACGCTGTGCCATGCAAGGTGACAGGCCGCTGTAGCTCTGTGCTGGTGCATCTCATCCCTGCCCCCAGAGGCACTGGCATTGTCTCTTCTCCTGTGCCCAGGAAGCTACTGATGCTGAAGGATGGTATTGCTGACTGCCACACAGCAGCCAGGGGCCACAATACCACCCTGGGCAGCTTTGCCAAGGCAGACATCTGTGACTCTATCTTCAAGACATACAGCTACTTGACTCCCAACTTCTGGACAGAAAATTGGTTCATAATGTCTCCTTATCAGAAGTTCACTGTCTTGTGCAAACCCACATCAACGAGTCTGCCATTCAGAGAACCTAGGCTGCTGCTGTGGCTaccactttgttttgtttttgtttgtttttgagacaggttctcattatAGAGCTCTAGCTTCCCTggtggagctcactctgtagatcaagctggcctcgaactcagagatgtatctacctctgccttccaagtgctgggattaaagacatgcaccactgtggCCAGCTCATATAAAGgtttttaatataagaaaaataaagtgaattaAATATGCTTGTAAAAAGGAGCAGAGGTgtaaaaaggaaggatgggggcaAAACAAGCCCAAAGTCCAAAGCCTAAAACCCAGTGGAGCCCTCAGCTTTGTGTCCTGAATCTAGGAGCACACTGGCATGATGTGAGCTTCAGAGAGCTGAGCAGTCCCGCCCCTATGACCAATTGTAGCTTATAAGGACTTTCTTCTGGGCTGGCTGTAATCATTGTCTGTGGCTTCCTTCagcagacattttaaaaaatttttttaagtatttatttatttaatgtatattacagatggttgtgagccaccatgtggttggtgggatttgaactcaggacctctggaagagcagtcagtgctcttaaccactgagccacctctccagcccgcctCAACAGACATTTTACATTCCTGGCGTATCCAGTGTCCTGGCGGGTCTACTTCATCACTCAGAGCTGCACTCACTGTTCCCTCAAGAACTGCCCTAGGGATTCTGATCTTGCTACGCATTGCTTGTTCTCTCAGGATTTCCTTCAAACTTGAGGTGGAAACCTCTGTGACTCTCTAATGCTTGCATCCCGCATGCCTGTGAAACCAGAAGTGCGTGGGTGAGGAGAAGGCCTGCTGTGAGCAAGAGTAGTCACTAGACCCATTTGCTCACAGGGATGACAGCCTTGGAGTGCCTGGGCAGCGGAACATGGTGAAATACATCTTGGTATGGCGTTTTCACCAGAGAAGACTTCTTTGACATGGGTCtgacatgggtttaagccaattGAAAGCCTTTAGTAACGAGCTGGTGACTATACTGGGTGTTTGAGATCACTGCATAACCTCAAGTCTTTCTCaggtgagggtttttttttttttttttcttctttggaggaggaggaagaatttctctgtgtagccctgactgtcctggccTCGAATCAGGAAGAGCTTTTAAGAACAAaacccatgggctggagagatgactcagtggttaagagcactgactgctcttccagagaccctgaattcaattcccagcaatgacaGCTATAGGTGTCGCCGTGGCTCAGCTGCGGATTCTGTGCTGGGCGGGCATCTGTGGTGAAcatggagcttgctggccagagGCCCCAGTAGGAAAAGCTCCGAGCATGGAGTTCCTGTGACGCCTGCACTTTCAGCGTTGTAAGTTGTCTGGTGCATGCTACTTCCGTTGTTTGGAGCCAGAGTTATAATCGGGGAAACAGGTTTAATCTGAGAGACTGCTTGGTGAGGACTAGAACGCACCATGCTTGAAAAGCTCTTTGCACAAAAAGACAGGAGTGTCCTGTTTAGCCTGCGACATGCACAAAGCACGGGGTTCGAACCCATGCACCTCAGACGCCAGGCGGTCGTGCAGTTCTTCGTGGGAAGTAGAAACGGGAGGATCCGGAGTTACAAGGACACTGGAGGCTGAATCTGCCTGGCACAGTAAACCCACTGGGCAGCCTGAAGACCCCGGTGGAACTGGCCCAGCGGCAGAATGCAGGCACTCCACCTTCACCACCGCAGCCCCAGCAGCTACCCGGTCAAGGCCAGGGCATCCCATGTGGATGAGACCCTGTTTGGCAGCCCAACAGGGACTCCACCATCTCTACCAGACTTTGACCCACCCTGGGTGCAGAATTGTAATAGATCCAGAGGAGTGAGCCCAGGACTGCCGACGGTCTCTGTGGCCAAGAGAGACTGTGAGTCCCCCTCCTCCAGGGGTAGCACCGCAAACCTCACactaaggaagaaaaacaaatacaggTTGATTGGCCACACCCCATCCTACTGTGATGAGCCACTGTTTGGCTCCCAGCCACAGGGCACCAGCAAGGAGAGGTCTCAGAcagccatggaggatgctgccaAGCTCCAGACTCTTTTCTGGACCCCGCCATCCACCCCTAGGGGCAGCTATTCACCTCGCCCCAGGGTGACCCCACTACGAGCCATTCACCCAGCTGGACCCTCCAGGACAGAGCCCAGAGTGGCCAAAGACTCTCAGAGGATGTTCCGGGATGGGCTGGATGTTCCCCGCTCTCTGGGACAGAGGCGTTCCCATTCACTCACCCACCTAACCATCCCCAGCACGGGTCCCTGGTCTTACACATCAGGGGCGACTGTCCAGAGTCCCTTGATCACTTGTAACGTATGCTCAGGCAGTGTTTCAGTACCAGCTATCCTTCCCCGAAAGCCAAAGGCTCCTTGGAAATGACATTCTCACCAGGTAAGCCTTTGGCTCAAAGCTAGGACTCAAGCTCAGGTAGGGTCCTCTGGAGACAATGGTTCCCAGGGCCTCCAAATGTTAAAGCAACCTCTGAGGGGCCCCGTGGTGAGGATGGGCCTTATTTTTCTTAGTCCCCACAAGCTCAGGATGTCCCCAGCTTTCTCGGCAGAGTATTTGGGGTCCTTGAGATAGATGTCTCTGTAGCCATGTCTCAGCTGCCCACCTTCTCCATTGGTGCCAAGCCCCACCCAGCTCCCTACAAAGGGTTCAGTTTCCATAGGGGTCTCGAAGTCTTAAGGGAATGTTCTGGGCTGTGTGTGGACCCCAGGGGTGGGACCTGGGGAGACATTATTTTAACATCCATGTATTTATTACATGTATTAAATGTATTTGGATCTCGCACAAAAaagaagacagctatagtgtacctataataaatcaatcaatcaatcaatcaatcaatcaatcaatctttaaaaaaagaacaaaagccatgtCCTGGGTTGACATACTTCACTTAACAAGAATAGTTAGTCAGAAGCAGAATTATGGAAGCCGATTAgtacatttagagactttcccacAACTATGAactttgatggattaggcctATGTTTTAGTTTGGCAGATGGTGTTGTCTACGTGTTGAATTTTACAGCCAGAACAGCACTTCTActatggagtcagttgtgctaaggtcttgGGGCCTACTAAGATCTGGGGCCCTGTTACACTGGGAAACAAATTTCTAGGTACACTATGCAATGAGGGTGTTCTACTTTAAACAAGTATCTTTcaaatgagtatatatatatatatatatttttttttttttacaaattccTGAATTCTGTGACAGATGGGGTCTGATCAATTCCCGAGAGACCCTCAGAACATCTTTCATCTTGTCCTAGGACAAAGTATgtgacatcttttttttcttttctttcttttggagacaaggttgGAGTAAAATGTTTTCATATAGATTGAAGCATAGCCATTAAGAGGTGTGtgggagctgggcagtggtggtgcatacctttaatgcCACCACTCGGGAgatagagacaagcagatctctgtgagttagaggccagcctgggctacagagtgagttccaggaaagccaggactacacagagaaaccctgtctcaaacaacaacaagaagaggTGTGTAGGGctggtgtcttagtttgggttttactgctgacaCCATGACTAATGcaagacaccatgactaatgcaagtcttataaaggacaacatttgattggggctggcttacaggttccgaggttcagtccattatcatcaaggcgggaacatggcaacatccaggcaggcatggtgcaggaggagctgagagttctataccttcacctgaaggctgctagcagaatactgacttccaggcagctaggaagacgGTCTTAAAgtctacacccacagtgacacacctactccagcaaggccacaccttctaatagtgccactccctgggctgagcacataCAAATCACAATTCACAGCTGGAGACTTGGattgcagttaagagcacttgttcttgcagaggactcaagtttCATCTCCATCATCCACATGGCAACTCAGCACCATTTGGAACTCTAGTTATAGTGTATCTGAAGCCTACTTCGAACAAACAGAaagatgtagccctggctggcctccagCTGGTGAGTGCCAACATGGCCATCCTGATACCTTTCTAATGtcactaatctctctctctctctctctctctctctctctctctctctctctctctctctctgacaccgTCTCTGTATTATGtaattctggctgtcctggaactcactatgtagattaaGCTGGCTTCAAAGTCACAAAGATGCACTTgtcactgcctcccaagtgatgggatttaAGTTGGGTGTTACGATGCCTGGTTATAATGTCACCAATCCTTTTAGCAGATACACTTTTCCTTTTAGGAAATTTAGGGAAAACTTACTATTAAAGAGggtaaggagatggctcagtggctaatgTGCTTGTTATGCAAAAACATGAGAATCTGAATTGGCTCCAGATCACCTTCATAAATAGCCAGGTGTGGAGGTATGTGCTTGTAACCCCATCGCTGAGGGTACGTACAGAGAAAGGTAGAAATAGGAGCTTGCTGGCTAGGTAAAATGCCGAGATCAAGGTTCAGGGAGAGGCCTTGTTTCTTCCTTCACTTAAAGGTAGAAAGCCATAAAGGCCACATGTATACAACAGGTGagtatcaacacacacacacacacacacacacacacacacacacacacacatatgcatgtacagaGTTAACATTATATAGTTTGGTTGTATAGTAAGCACCTCCTCAAAGAGACTCAATGTCTCCTTTGTTGAAGGGATCTAGATATGACAAATGCTTCAAGTTTGAGAACTAACTGGACAGTGGGTATGTTTTGGTGATTCGTGATAGACTTTGTTCACTTAAACTGGAACTCTATTTCACTAATTAAGGAAGAATTTAGTAGATGGCCCCTGTACTTCTTTCTCGACATGATGCTCGGCCATGTCTTGGGAACTGTATTCTACTGTGACATGTCCTGACACACTCTTCTCCGTTTCCTGTCTGCCATGATGTGAACTTCTTTGCCAACACATATTAAACAAGAAATTAAACtgagcccaaataaatctttcccATTTTGAGTGGCTATTCTgaggtatttggtcacagtgcggcaaaaaagtaattaaaacaaaggggaaaagaacttttttctggctttgtttttttttttttattttcttctttttttcggagctggggactgaatccagggtcttgcgcttgctaggcaagtgctctaccactgagctaaatccccaaccccctggctttggttttttgagacagggtttctcttgtgttaataaccttggctgtcctggaactcactctgtagaccaagctggtatcactctttttttttttttttttggttcttttttttcggagctggggaccgaacccagggccttgcgcttcctaggtaagcgctctaccactgagctaaatccccagccccatggtaTCACACTCTTAAAGATCACGTTgaccctgcctcccaagtgctatgactaaaggcatgtgccaccaccgcccaCTAAAGGTCATTTGGAAATCTGTGTAATATTTAATGATAAGGCAAGTGTTGGGAAAGATCCCGTTTCTTCAACTGAGTAGCAGATTAAGCATGGTTTGGTTTACCATGTCCATTACATGAGAAATACATGTACTCAAACACTAGAAACACATGCAGGCTGACAAGCACTCAGCCACTGGGATCAACTATGTGAACTGCAGCTTCATGTTGTCCCACTGTCACTCACTGTGGGACACAGACTTAGTCAGGGGAAGAATGGCAGGCAGATAGATTCTCCTCCattatttacttgtttaattctcacacacatgcatgttctgATATTGACATGTATAATATGACTGTGCATCCCTAGAGGAAGTCGGAGCCCCCCAGTGGTTTAGGAAGCAGTCCCTAAGTTCAAATCATTAAGAATAAGTAGGAGCTGTGTGCTATGGCTCATGCCCACCACCTAAACGCTCAGAGGTTGAGATAGAACGATTCCCGCACATTCGAGGCCAGCTTAGATTACACAATGAGTTCCTGACGAGCCAGGGCTgtacagtgagaacctgtctcaaaacctcaaaaggaaaataatcaaGAGGTAATGGGGATTAAAAAGGCAGCCAATTTGTAATGTGTGTTATAATAATGTTACTTGAGATGCTGGAAGGATAATTCTGTGGTTAGGAGCATTGACTGTCTCACGAccatctgcaactctagttccaggggatgtgacactttcttctggcctccaggggcatcaggcacacatagcacacatatatacatgcaggcaaaacagccaaacacataaaataaaaaaatgactacatttttaCGAAAGTAATGTTCCTCGAGCATTTCCCTCGAGTTCTGTAACGACTGCATGTCCTCTCAGCACACAGATAACATGATCCTTCTGAGTTCAGCCAGGCCAGTCCTGAAGTAGAAACAACTGGAATGGGATTCATTGATTTATTGGGGGCAGGGGAAGCTATCTCAGTTTGGCTGTAATAAGGATGAAGTAAGTGTTATGTTGTCATAACCAAAGGAAAGGTTGCACGGAATCTTGAAAAAGTAGGGCCCAAACCCAAGAACGTGTTAGTGTTAATTTGTTGTGTCATAGGAGAACAGTGTTGTGTGTAGCAGACCTGAGTCTTGGTTCCTAGGGACACATATTCTGCTAGAAAGTGGGAACCTTGCCCAAGTTCCTTTATGTTTCGAGCAACCATTTGCAAAGGTTATCCAATTCTGTAACTTGGAATCCAATGGGACTCAGCCCTTCCCGGTGTCCATAACAATAGCTaatgttttttgtgtgtttaataTGTGATGGGCTTAGCCGTGTTTTGGTTCAATTTAGCACTCTAGCTGGGCTGCTAAGGACTTGATTtcactgcttctttctttttgtctttattttaccaTTCATTCTTCCTCGTAGGGGACTGAAGGAGAAGAACATTCATTGAGGAAACAGGGCCTTTGGGGACTTGCCCTAAGACTCATGCCCACTGGTTCTGAAGAAAAATTGCTTGGCCATTGGGTGAATCCCTGTTGGAGCAACTAAACTTCACATGACTCCTTAAACCGTCTCCCACTTtgcactgcttttcttttttggttcttttttttttttttccggagctggggaccgaacccagggccttgcgcttcctaggtaagcgctctaccactgagctaaatccccagcccctgcttttcTTCTAAGAGGAGGACTTTTGTAGTATTTCAAGAGAGCCACCCACCCTGTCTTTAGACTCATTATGTAGTCCAATCTGGCCTGAAATTCCCAATCATCTTACCTTTAAAGTTGGGTACCACCGCTCATGTTGTAAATGAAACTTTTCTTTTTGCAACACAataaattgcctttatttcagtatgcatccacatttcaacatttagtggTCCTGAACAGAGTAGGGAGCGTGGcaatgagccaggagccaggcccacCGATCTGCAAATGATCTGCAAACGTGGTGACACAGAACTCCTCTGGGTCCCTGCCGAGGGTCTGAGGAGCAACACTGAAACTCGAGTGCTCCAGCTGTCAGGCTCCACACCAGACCCGATGGATGGTCAGGGTGACTGAGAGCCCTGTTCAAACCTCTTCAATGTGTAAAAGCAAagcaattatgggaaaaggaaccaactcagaACCATGTGCACCGAGGACTCTCCGCATGGCCTTTCTTTAGGCTTATATCCAAGGACTCTGAGTGCTGGCCGGTCTGAGTCGCCCTGTGACTGCTCTGTTCACCTCTAGACCTGAGCTCAAAGCTCAAGGGCTGATGGTGGTGCCAGGGCCAAGGACCCGGCGCTCCCGtcccaggctggtggcaggtgAACAAGTGTGGTCTGGAGCTAAGTGAGGGAGGCCAGGCTTTTCCAACCTCATCTGGtggcttctggccacagcaagTATTGGTTGGTGACGggcaacaagggacttgaggGGAGTAAAGCAGCACCCCTTGATAAAGCTGGGGAGACGGGAAGCCCTGAATTCCTCACCCACGGCCAATTTCAGAGGGAGGGAAGGTTACAATCTAAGCTTTGGTCAAGGGTGGGAATGGAGTTGTGGGGACCATGGCTTGGATGGGGCAATCACTAAATGTAACTTTCAACTGCTGCTCCTATTCTAGGTCTCTCAAGATGAGTATATCAACCCCCACCCCCCCTAttgtggcacacacttttaaaatcccagcacccaagaggcagaggtagtgagatctctgtgagttccaggccaacctgatctatagAGCTagcttcaggacagcctgggttacaaaaagaaaccctgttttgggGGTGTGAGCACATATCGTCTTTAGCAGCATTTTCCTTGGAGAGGTTCTGTGCTGTGGCTGAATCATAGGTAGTAGGCAACAGTGAGGGCAGTGCTGTCTGTATGAAGAAGCAGATTTCTCTGTGTGTTCTTAGGAGCAAATGATGGTGTTTATCCTAGAGAAGgaagcaaccaaccaaacacaaTGAAGACAATACGAGAGGATATCCATTGTCTGAGCTTCTGAAAACATTGCAATTGCCTGCTCTGGTTTATTCCTGGGGTCCAGCAACATGCTTAACCTTGGAGTTCTTGAGACAGCTCTCAGTTGTAAAGTGCCTTCTTTTAAGCCCAGTGTGGTtttgcatgcctgtaatctcagcacatgaGGCAATCCTAGGCTACAGAGTGCTTTTAAAGCCAATCTAGAATTCACAGCCAAACTCTGCTtgcaacaaaatgaaacaagctGACAACTTCTGTTCCACTATAGTTGAAGAATGATGGTGGTCACTTTTGGGTGACCATCATGCCTGTGTCTTCGGACCAACTGCCTTTAATTGATCTTTCATATTCTGTTCAGACGATGCCCAGTAGAGTCCTCTATAATGCTTCAAGCCTTTTCTTTCCACTGGCCAGCGAGCTGCTGTTCACTTAGTTACTGCTGCCAGCACCCCAGGGATTGAGCCGAGGCCAAGGCACAAGTCAGTGCCAGTAGCTAGTATTCATTCCCATTCTGCAGCAGTGCAcgatttatatatgtatgtaagatGAATTAGAAGGCTGTCATAGATtaagtggaaagacagagagttCCAGATTCAACACAGCTGGTAAAAGGGACTTATTTACTAGAAACCCTGCAAAATTTCAGGGAGCTCAGAGAGGGTAGGGTCAAGAACTCTAGGTTAGTTCATCAAAACTCAAGTTTCCATGATAGGCAAACTGCTTTGTGCTGCATGGATTTGCTTTTTAGCCAGGGAAAGGcagacaggaaaaagaaattaagagtaCTGAAGGCATGTGAGACAGGCAGTCCAAGGCGCGCAAATTCAGAGAAGTGGAGGGGCAAGGCATTGAGACAGATGAAAGAGAGGTGAGGCAGAAAGCCCTAGAGATAGCCCAGAGCAGTCCAAAGCACCAAGTCAGGAGCCAGTTCATTAACTAGGAGGTCACAGAAACCTGCCACGTTGGCTGGATGTGGTGATATTGCCAGTAGAGTCAAGAGCTTTGAGAGCAGTGATGGGCTCATCTGACCATTCCTGTGAGACCACCCTGCCCTCCCATAGGTGTTTCAACAAGATTTGTCCTAGTGTCTTTCTAATAGCCACAGCAGACCCTAAATCCCCTGTAGCACCATTCTGCAGTGTATTTGCACGCCTTGGACTGCCTGTCTCACGTGCCTTCAGTACTGttaatttctttgttctgtctgcCTTTCCCTGGCTAAAAAGCAAATCCATGCACCACAGAGCAGTTTGCCTATCATGGAAACTTGAGTTTTGATGAACTAACCTAGAGTTCTGCATTTATGTTCTCTGTCTCCAGGCAGAATGTCCATGAGACATTTCAACTGTGCTTGCAAACATACCCATTAAAGGGCAGTAGAAGTTTTCCTAGAAACGAAGCCCAGGTTTATATTTGATTTATCTAAGCTAGAATATTTTACTATGCTCCATCAGAAATTGAagaaagagcaagaaatacccttcAGTTCAGCTAGTTTCAAGAAATCCACTGAAGCTAACATCTCCTAAAGTGAAGTGAGGGAGAATTTGGGTCTTAATGTGACCCTAGAGACATACAGCAGGTGTCCAGGGCTGTCATTCTGGAGGCTGCACTTCTAATGCCTGCTTCTTTCCACCCCTCCATCACTTCCCTGCCTCTAATTACTTTAATGACTTGTTCCACATAAATCTTCCTGCATGTCATTTACTATGACTTCTTCAGTCGACTCCAACTATACCTTGAGGCCCTTCAGCTGTAATAATTTACCACTTGCCTGCTATTGTCATTTTATGCTTCACAGTTTAGATTAAAGGAGGAAAGAATCTGCTTGCCcggatcagtttttttttttttttttttttttttttttttttttttttttttttggagctggggaccgaacccagggccttgcgcttcctaggtaagcgctctaccactgagctaaatccccagccccacagatcAGTTTTTTAAAGCCTGTTTTATACAGATCAGCTTAAGCCCTTGGAACAGATCTGTGTTCTCATTCCGCCACAAAAAAATCCATCtgtggaagggagagggaggacaggTAGAGTCAAATTCAAGAAAACATGGCTACAGAGGCAGTACTAGATATAAGCAGGGTTATTTTCATTAGACCAAGGTGTGGGTCACTTGTACCTTAACATATGTATCTGCAAGAGAAAATTCTAGAAGTCCATGGGAACATAACGTATTGGATTCTAACAcaagatgggaggaaggaagaaagttaaGGAACTGTTCCTATaagcaaagaaaatgaacataAGGACCCAATCTAAGCCTGGGACAGTCACAGGAATGGATCCTACAAGTTGACCATCTCAGCTTAAAAGTATAAGGGCTGAAGTTCCCTTTTAGGGACATTTCTTATATACTTACTCTGAGTCTAAGAGTAAGCcactttatattttttctcccatttttttctGGTCTCATAAATCtatgaacaaatgaaagaaataatatgAGCCTAGACAGCACAAAGTGTCTAGTTAGGGAGTAGAAAGGTTccaaataactattaaaaatggggtacagaactaaacaaagaatttt
The window above is part of the Rattus norvegicus strain BN/NHsdMcwi chromosome X, GRCr8, whole genome shotgun sequence genome. Proteins encoded here:
- the Rita1l1 gene encoding RBPJ-interacting and tubulin-associated protein 1-like — its product is MQALHLHHRSPSSYPVKARASHVDETLFGSPTGTPPSLPDFDPPWVQNCNRSRGVSPGLPTVSVAKRDCESPSSRGSTANLTLRKKNKYRLIGHTPSYCDEPLFGSQPQGTSKERSQTAMEDAAKLQTLFWTPPSTPRGSYSPRPRVTPLRAIHPAGPSRTEPRVAKDSQRMFRDGLDVPRSLGQRRSHSLTHLTIPSTGPWSYTSGATVQSPLITCNVCSGSVSVPAILPRKPKAPWK